A region of the Polyodon spathula isolate WHYD16114869_AA chromosome 39, ASM1765450v1, whole genome shotgun sequence genome:
TCATCACGTAGTTGTCATTATTCTTCCGGAATGGGCTGTTTTATATGGGcagtaaacccccccccccccccccagcttggCTTCTTTCAACCTTCTGTAGAACTGCATTCGGTGTTCTATGGAATTCTACGGAACTGTTCCTAAATTGGTTAGCTTTGTTCTGTCGATGTAAAGCCGGGGTTAGCTGGTGTTAAAGGCGAGGGGTGTTAATTGCAGGGGTGAATAGCTGCCAATTGCAGAATTACAGATCCTGAAGAAACTGGGAAACATTTGCACACTGTGACCAAAATAGATTTCAGAGCGTGAAGTGGCGAGGCAATTTTGTTTAGTTAAAATGAAGTTGTATTTTTGATGTATCATCAGAACGTTAAAacctaaacagacaaacaaaaaaataataataaaacaaaatcgcacctttttaaataataacatgtgTAGCTTTTATTATTGATGTAACATGAACCAGAACTCGATTGGCATTTctgaattcaattcaattcaattcatgACTAACAGCGGCAGCATTGCCAGAGAATTTACAAAGTACAATAagagttattaataataataatatagcaattataagctcactgtgtgtccctcaggctgtgacagGAAGCTACACACTGGGCAGCCAGTCGGGCTGTGTGTCCCTCTCCCAGTATGACTGCCAGCTTTTCTTGGTTCGTCATGTGTTGGAAATGTGGGAGAGGAGTAGTTATCTTTTtaaagaatctctctctctctctctctctctctctcgaatcCTTCTTAGAACGAACCCAACAAAATAGGTAATCTATTTCGTCAATTTCTTCACGGTGCAAAGAAGTGTCATGtgagtatgtatatatatatatatatatatatatatatatatatatatatatatatatatataaataaaaactacatgcACCCCCAACACCTTCAGATCGCGCCCGGGAAGCCGCGCCCTTACTAAAAGGCTATGCTGTGGGGAAGTTGTAAAAGGGCACGTCTGCCCCGTGTTGTTACAGCAGATCTGACAGTGACAGTCTCTCCAGCCTCTCCAGCCGCAAGCATCCTGCTGGCTTTGCTCCCGGAACTCATCAGTTTATTTTGGAGAGCGAAGGCAGGGGAACAGGTTGGGCAGTGCTGCTTGTCACACAATCACAGTCTGAGTCACCAGAGAGAACTGGTTTGAAAACAATCTGTTGAGTTTCCCAGGCGGTGGCTGGCCTCACAGGGAGCTGCAGCACTGCGGGTCCTTCCTCTGAAGATGAGAGCTGGTGGCACAGTGTTCGGGGCTCTGCTGCTGCTCTGGGGCCCTGTCTCACTGACCCAGGTCTCTGTTTGTGAGGGGAGCCCTGAAGGAGGTTTCACACCGGAGCTGGTCGAGGTGCACAACCGATCAGTCTTGAGATGCATCAACAGCTGCTCCCAGAAGGTGAGAGAGTGTCACGTTTGTCTGGTGTTGCCGGTTTACAGATCAGCAGCTTTCTCTAGGGCTAGACTTGCTTAGCCATGCTTTTGCTGTTCTTTactgtgcttgcctgtgctttcactatggggTTATTCTGCAGTGATTAGCCATGGTGTATTGCTGTCTGCTGTTTTCTGACAATCTGAAGTCATACATCAAGTAGTACACAGATCCTGGCTGCTGAGTGATATTCAATAGTTAGAATACTGAGTTCAGGACTGGCtggctgcccagagctgcgttgtcttccgatgctgtagctctgaggtggctgcattgcAGTCCTGCAGAGGATAAAGAAGAAGCACACGTTTAGGAGGAtgtgtgtgtccgtcttcgtctctcccgagtcagcgtgggggtggtagtggtgagctgaacctaaaaataattggctagtacaaattggggagaaaatgataacaACATCCTGAGTTCTGATAGCAGTATTGTTTCTGTACTTCTGGCAGTAGACCAAAATAAACAGGGATTCCTGTTCTGAATCATACACAAGGGGTTCAAGTTATCTTCTTAGCTGGGCTTGCATTACATTTctaaatcaccaaaaaaaaatgtttccttttatttGAAATTGAATCTTCTTCATTACCTCTACAGAACCTGTCCTGTTACCTTGTTGAAGGTAAgaatttttaaatatgattatatattGGAGGAGCAGGTAGTTAATGTGACTGAGCTGCACAGCCTTGCCGTGTGTGCTGGTTCATATGTACAATTTTGTCTTACAAACAGAAACAATTCTAATTTAACAATGATGGTGCAATAGACCAAGTGACTATCCTGTGGGTGAAGGAGACCCAGTAGAGTCACAGTTCAGACAGGCTATGGCTTCTTCAGCGGTAGGGGTTCAGCCATGTGGTCAGAAGGAGTGCCTGGCTAGATGAGAACAGTCTCCTATTGTCTCAGACCCAAGATCGGTAAGTCAATCAGAATACGGCAGGGAAGAGGCTGGGATCAGTGGTACCTGTATCTCTCTATGTCTTTGTGTTTGTCCAGGCTGCCAGAGACCCCAGGCTGGAGAGTGGACGTCCTCTCCCTATAAGCTCGCCGTCTCCATCATCTACCTGGAGGACAGAAAAGGGCCTGGCCTGCAGATCAACTTCTCCCTGGCGCCAGATGGTGGGTTCTGCTCCTTGCGAGACGGGAGGTGGGCACACTGACCCGGGCGTAGTGAGAGTGGAAGAGAGGCATACACACTCTTCAACTAGAGACTCCCTCGAGAGCGCAGACTTTGAAACACAGCAGTGATGAACTGCAGCTCCATACCCATCGCGAGAGGAGTGATACCGCAGCAAACGAAAAAGTGGCTTTGAGTTTGAATAAATGGATTCTAGGAAGCTAGGCTGGTGTTTGAGCTGTTTGCTTCTTGCAAGTGTAAAAGtctgcttgttttgtgtttgcagCTAACCTCCTGCACGTGAACAGGACAGTGATCGAGATCTCCATGGCAGACAGGAGACACTGCGCGACGCTGCAGTACACAGGGAGCTTCACTGCACAGGTCAACCACAGGGGGGAGCCGGTATGAGAGTCTCAGGTTCACTGCAGTAGCAGAAGTAATAATGATAAGGATTCTCATCGCTGTAATAGTTCCACAGTCGTAGCATTAGTAATATGGTTTGAGTTGTAACACTGTGAATAATAGGAGTGTGTTTCTGTCTCCCCCCCTCTCTGCAGTGGAGTTTCTCCTACATCGCCTGCATGACAGTGAAGCCTGGCCAGAGTCTGTCCGTCAGTCTGTACAACATGCCCTACGGGTACCAGCCCCTCACCCGCAGCCTGCAGCTGCCCGGTACACCCGCTAACCCCGCCCTTCTCCGCCACTGACACATGGTGGGGGAGCATTCTTTTAGTTCTCTTGTGCTGTGAACGTCTTGTGTAATCGATCTTCTCGTTTTTTTCAGACTGTGAAAACCCTCTGATGAAGGAATATGCTGGGGAGTTGTGCCCTGGTAAACATTCATTCCAAGGGTTCATGGTGGGCATGAGGTTCAGGGGGTTCTTATAACTAGCTATGAGTTTAGCACCGGTAGGATTTGATCCATAGTAGTCCATTTACATGCAGTGGAGGGCTCTGTGGGTGTGGTTTTGGAGCCCTCCTTTGTGACTGACGTTGCTCTTTGTGTCTCCCCAGCTATCCTGATCCACAGCAGGCTGAGCCGGGGGGTGCTGAATGTCACCTACTCCAGCTCTCTGGCTGACCCCTCCTACCTCGTCTCACTGTGTGTCTGGAACGCACACTTCTGCAGCAGCGAGGACGCCAGCACCCTCGCCGTGAGCCACCAGCCCTGCAAACAACCACTCGTTAAAACAAAACGCTGTGCACTGACACTCATGCATGAAGCGTTGAGCACTGAACTGCAGTCGGCCctcaggagtcttttcagaagcatccTTAGTTAGGAAGCAGGGCGAATAACGACCAGAGCAGAAACAGCAATCTCGAATCCTCAGAACACACAATATCCAACAGGCATAAAGTGAAATTAGGAACATGTAGAGTATCCCTTTAAGAGGATCCAAGGAGGTCTGTGAAGGCTGTTTGGGTTTGGTTTGGGTCAGGCATGCATTGGAGCTCTGACatggtttgttttattgacaGGCTCCGGTCAAGGTTGCTGGGCAAGAGAACAGTGTCATCTTCCACAACATTACAGCCCTGCCCTGCCTGTGCATTTGGGTGAGTAATGGGCCTGTCTCTAACGCCACATCAGAGCCCCCTTCTGTCACCTCACAGTGCACTTCATAACAGCTGGCAGTGTAACAGACAGAAGCCGGGCACAATGCCTTTCAAAGAAAAGGGTCCAAGCTGTTTGCAGGTCTAGCAAAGAGAACTGCAGAGCTGGCATCAGGATGGGATCAGTGATCTAGTTCAGATGATGTTAAATTCATTCAACAGAAAGGTTGTGTATAAAGTATCCAGCCATAGGAGGATGTGGTTATAATGCTAACCAAGAAGAAGTGAGTCAGGTTGAGAGGTTAAAACAACAGGCTGAGAGCTAGATGACCCCCCTGCAATTCatcccctctgtctctctgcaggtcATCTCCAAGATGCCCGGTCTGCACCACGAAGGTCAGGACTGCCCTTTCAGGGGTAAGAGATACTGGGGTACACTATACTAAAGAGGTCCACGGGCTCGGCTCGGCTGCTTGGAGTCATGCAAGTGCACTTTGGATCCTGGTCCTCCTCATTCACAGTACTGGtcaggtttccaggctgggctgGCATCTCAAACTGGgtagaaaaaaaatgtgataaagaAAGAGGTCTGTTTTTGACAGGAGTGTGGGTCTGTCTTGGCATCTTTAAATACAACAGGAATGCAGTGGGGAGGTCTGTGATAGCACATGGTTACAGGGGAGCAGTATTAAGATCCCCCTTCCCTGTTTCCCCAGCCCGTTTCCACCTGGATGTGAAGGTGCAGCCTGGACCTCACTCTCTGCTCCTGCAGCTCTCTGGCTTCCCCAGGCCCTGCTCCCTTCTGCTCCAGACTCTACTGCTCCACACGGACCGGGGTTCTGGACTGCTCCTCAACCTCACCCAGCCACAGGACATTCTGGTACAGCACCCTCATACACCCAGCAGatctgcctgcctccctgcctctcaCCAGCCTCTCTGATTCTATGACTATATCTGCCTGTCTGCTGGTCTGTCTCTATTCTGCATGTCaatctgcctgtgtgtctgtcagcttgTTTTTCTTGCTTCTCAGTCTATGTGTGTCCCAGATAAGACTCTCTCTAACGTGCCTGACCCCTCTGTCAGGTATCTGGTCCCCATTCTCAGGAGTTCCCCCTGCCTCCCTCTCTACAGTACAGCTGGCCTGTCTGCATCAaggtgagtgtttttgttttaaatgatttgctTGCGTTGTGGTTCAAACCTGCCCCTGGGGTTCTTGTGATAGCACAGGAAGCCCTGCATTGAGCGCGGCTGTAGAAATGATCTAGGCTCGGTCTCTTGCAGGTTTGGGCGGAGAATATCTACAAAGTGCCTGCGAGAATTCACTGCACCAGCCCCGGTATGAACAGGAGTCTTCACATCATTTAAGATTAAGCATTTTGCTTTTGTAGTATCTTCAGAGAGCTGTCAAGCTGTTCGTTGTTCATTGTGTATGGTATGCTCCTTATAACAGCGTGCCACAGTAAAAGccttgcaaagtgtaataaagcacagtggaagcatgttacaggtaagcattgtaaagcacatatatggtaaagcatattaaaaacatgacagATCATGGTAAACTAAATGCATAGATTAAGTGCATATCAAATGTACAGTTTAACCCTGGGCAAAGTAAACTGGAAAATGACAGTGTGAATATACCATGGTAAATCTGTTTAAGAGGCGAGGTGTGTGCAAGGGTGAGTGTTTGTCTTGAGAGATTATTAAATAGATAAATGAAAGCAAACAGGCTTCTCTAAATGATCCCTCACAGCGACTCTCCCACTCAGATATTGTGATCTGGAGGACAGGCAGACAAGTAGAAGCAGAGTCAAGTGAACGTTCCGGCTGCCCTTCTAGCATTGGGCTGTCGGCTTTTGAAGTTTCGAATGTGTTTGGTGATTGAATTCAGCAAACACGACAATGTTTTCCTCTTCAAAGTCTATCTACGCTCCCAACAGGGCAGTGGCATTCCTTTTCTGAGCAGCGTGTCTCTCtgtctgatcctctcctcctcaGTGGTGGCAGGCCGGACTGGTTCCAGGTGGCTTGGAGTTCTGCCCCTCTTCTTGGTGCTGGTCACCGTCGCAGCGTGCCTGCTTCTGCACTGGAAGTGTGAGTATAGAGAGCCACCGCAAAGGATCTTCTGAGAGGGGAAGGCTGGTGAGGGTTACTGGAGATGGAGGTTTCCATAAGCTGAAGATTGCATCCACAGTGTCTCAATGAACACCAAGgattacaaaaagaaagatacaaACTACTACTGAGCAGCAGTTCAGCGTACCCTTTATATAACATGCTGCACCGCACCACTTTGAAAGCTGGTTGTGTTTTGGGGTCTCCCTACAAATAACAAATCCCAAAAACgttctttaaccctttcctgcatGGGAACCCCAATGGGGATGGATAAAATAAACTCTCTTTTAGTCTTTATAATATAGAAGATGCTAATGCATCATAGCCTCATACGAGGATGCTATTTTCCCCGTATTAAACAgtggaaaaaaactgaaaatacgtTCAATGaaagataatatttattttgagtccaaaactacttttttcaactgttttcaaTGTTTCATGCATGGGTTAAAATCATATGATGGTTATTTGTCAAGGTCACCTTCCCACATAGAGAACAAATAAAGTCATCAAAATGAACAAGTCTGCCAACTTCAGGCATGTTCTCAGCATGGGGACCTGAGCTCCACACAGCTCTTCATGTTCTCAGCATGTGGACCTGAGCTCCACTCAGCTCTTCATGTTCTCAGCATGGGGACCTGAGCTCCACTCAGCTCTTCATGTTCTCAGCATGGGGACCTGAGCTCCACACTGCTCTTCATGTTCTCAGCATGGGGACCTGAGCTCCACTCAGCTCTTCATGTTCTCAGCATGGGGACCTGAGCTCCACTCAGCTCTTCATGTTCTCAGCATGAGGACCTGAGCTCCACTCAGCTCTTCATGTTCTCAGCATGAGGACCTGAGCTCCACTCAGCTCTTCATGTTCTCAGCATCGGGACCTGAGTTCCACACTCCTCTTCATGTTCTCAGCATGGGGACCTGAGCTCCACTCAGCTCTTCATGTTCTCAGCATGGGAACCTGAGCTCCACTCAGCTCTTCATGTTCTCAGCTTGCTGACCTGAGCTCCACACTGCTCTTCATGTTCTGAGCAAGAGGACCTGAGCTCCACACAGCTCTTCATGTTCTGAGCATGGGGACCTGAGCTCCACACTGCTCTTCATGTTCTCAGCATGAGGACCTGAGCACCACACTGCTCTTCATGTTCTGAGCATGGGGACCTGAGCTCCACACTGCTCTTCATGTTCTGAGCATGGGGACCTGAGCTCCACACTGCTCTTCATGTTCTCAGCATGGGGACCTGAGCTCCACACTGCTCTTCATGTTCTGAGCATGGGGACCTGAGCTCCACACAGCTCTTCATGTTCTGAGCATGGGGACCTGAGCTCCACACTGCTCTTCATGTTCTGAGCATGGGGACCTGAGCTCCACACTGCTCTTCATGTCCTCAGCATGGGGACCTGAGCTCCACACAGCTCTTCATTTGCAGGCATCTGCCCTGGGAGCCTTCAATTAAACACACAGGACTGGGTTCTCTAGAGCAGAATGCACCCTTCACGCATAGGGGTGTATTGCATCATGGCATATTGAGGAATCGTGATGCAGTGAGcgaaagcacagcaaagctcaTTGCAGTTCACTGAATGATTCGATAAGTGAGTTGTAAAGTTGGTATGGATACATACCCTCCCGGTCTCACTTCTTTTTTCGTTAAATgaccatttgatcttattatgcatcatacaagcagTCAATCTTGACCATCACATGTCTCATGACACAGACCCTATTGTGACCTGCATATCGTGGGACATGTCGTATCGTTACACTAGTGTATCGTTATACCCCTATTGACGGAGTCATCCTTTCTTTCTATTTCCACAGACAAGCGAAAGTCCAGTCTGTTTTGGGAGCTCCAGAGAGAGAACATGCAGCTCCAGCAGCGTGTCCACTCAGGTGAGACAGGGCGCGACTCCAGAGGGATTCCTTCAGCAATACCTGCATTCAAACTAGATTCAATTTTCACTAGAAGAATGCTTCTATAGCTAGCAAGCTACCGATCAAAGCAATACGCACACggcggggatggaaataagactcccagtgcatagcagtttgatctattcctgggtCTTACTATGCAtttataagacacacctgaggttGTTACCTACACATTGTGgccaatcaagcttgtattaaaacctcgAATGGGTCAGACTGCAAtacaacaggagtcttacttctATCTCTGCATAGACACATGTATTAAAATGTGGTTGTGCGTCTCCACACCCAGTGCCTGTCTGACTGTCTATCCGCTTCCTCCACAGTGCGAgtgctgctgctctgctcctgggaTCACCCTTTCTTCCAGGCTGTGGTAGAGTCCCTGGCCCTCTTCCTGCATGAGGAGTGCCACTGTCACGTGGCCCTGGATATGTGGGACCGCCGTGGCATAGCGAAGCTGGGCCCCAAGGCATGGTTGAGCGAGCAGCTGGCTGTGGCAGACAGAGTGGTTCTCGTCTGGTCCAGAGGAGCCTCCCTGAAGTGGGAGGCGTGGAGCTCGGGGCTGGAGGGGGAACCCGGCTTGGTGGAGCCCGAGTTTGGGGACCTGTTCACCCCAGGACTGCTCCACTCTGTGGACAGCTACCTGCGAAGTGGCGAGGGCAGGGTCTGCGCGGTGTGCTTTGACTCAGACAGCTCTCGCTCTGGGATACCCTGTTGCTTCAGAGACGAGCATGTTCACAGCCTGATGTCTGGCACTAGGAAGTTTGTAAAGAAGCTAAGCCACATCAAGGTGGATTTCAGGAGGACAGAGTCTGGTCAGAAGCTGCAGAGCAAACTGAAGGAGTTCAGGGAGTATCAGAGACACTCTCCGACGTGGTTCGAGGACTGGCACCATGGACTGCAGGGAGCAGGGCTTCCCAAAACCACAGAAGACCCAAGCAAGGTGAGGCGTGATGCAGCTCTTCTACACGGCTCCGAGTCTGAGGCAACAGCCTTGGAGGACGCTAGCTGTTCCAGCAGCACAGGCCAGGCTGAAGAGGAGGAGATAGCGGAGATAGTGAAGATAGCAGAGATAGTGGAGACAGGGCTGCCATCTGGACAGATTGAAAACCCTCTTCTGCAGAGTCGCCTGTCTGTGTCCTCTGGGCACGGCAGTCTTTCCCTCCCAGAATCCCGACTCCTTCCTCCCAAACCTGAGCCATTTCAGGACAAGGAGCTGGGGGCCCAGGTGGCTTGTTGAAGGATCagcatgtatttgtttaacccGGAGTCATCACAACCCATTCaggatttgtttgtgtttttttttacatttttaacatttgccTGTAACCCTGGCCTCTTGTTACAGTCGTTGAAAGATATACATGTATCCCTATGAAGAAAGttccgatatttacccatagaaaaaaaaaacatgtattctacacagtagagttagtgaaaaccacacacctGCTGATCACGAACTTAttcaaaggtaagaacgcttcattgtgtccaTTTTTCCAAATGCTGGCAAGTGTGCAGCAGGTGTATCAAGTAGCCACCTGTTTGCATCAGTGTAGTTCCTCTACATGTTTAATTAGGCCAGGActgttggaaaatgaacaagggCTTGTTTTCAGTGGTGCAGTGCCACACCGCATGCACACACCTCAGCAACCTGCAACCGCTCTGTATCTTTGCTTTGCTTCTGGTGGCGCTGGTTCGATCACTGTTACATACAGGAATATACAGGATGGTGATCAAAACTTACACCCGAGGGCCAGCGTGTTCACAGCCATGGTGGATGCAGCTGATCAAGACAAACTACCGCATAGTCTTGTATTACTTACAATCGCTCGTTTTCGGTAGCTGCTTTACGAATCTGCAGAATGTGCGGTCTGTTTGCAGAGCCTGGAATCGTAGGTTTGAGGAACACTGTGATCCACCGCATGCACGCTTTATGTGAGGGTTGTTTTCAGGTGACTCTCTTCCACCACAGGAATGCTGACACGCAGGTTCCGTGACACCTGCACGGATTACTTACTGGTGCCAAGTCCATCTCCGCTGTGACGTCACACCACCCCCTGCCATTGGCACATGGGTTAACAGACTGCGGTATTCACTGTGTAAGCACGTTACTATCAGCACAAGGGATGTGCTAAAAACCTGCTTAAAGATTCCTTCcgaaatgtgtatatatacatttctTACCCATTCTTTAATAGGTCATTTCATGACAAATGAAGTGAGGAAAATACagatattattaatgtatttacgaAATATTAAAAGTCAATGTGTATTGCCTTTCAGTTCAGGGCGGTGAGCGTCGGGTGTAGTGGCCACAAGAGGCCGCTAGAGGGTGCAAGAGAAACGGTGTATAAACatagtgttgaaataatagtaacagaGTTACTAGgtagaggttaggtttagggtctATATTTAGAGATTAAGTTTAGGGGTGTAAATCGCATATGATGTGGTGCGGACTGAAGTTGCGCATAGACAAATAAATGGTGGTGTTAGTAACTGTAAATGGGGTCAGGTGAATGAAGGAGTAACATGGCGGTACAGCTGaattgtatttctatatttttgtaaataactttagaatgttttcattataataaaggtcaaggatgagaaatttggtagaatgttgtgtttttgagtgtgtgagttaagtgttaAGCTCTTTTGCACCCTCTAGCGGCTTCGAGTGGCTACTGCAGTAATGTTTTCTACCCCACCGTACTTTATGTATATATTGCCAGGGCAAATGCTCGTACCCCACTGagtacacattacattacattacaaataacAAGCCTAaaccccttcagtcactgtgtgcacaattgcaTAATGTTAAGATTCCTGTCTATGTATCTACttcataatgcttttttttttttcaaagttacgGCAGAGCAACTTCTagaactccacagagttcacTCAGTTTTAAATTTGctaaaaatgaaatggaaaattcGTGACCGAAGAGAATATAAAACGTTGCAGATGCCcgggtggctcacctggtaatAAAAGGGTCaggtggtgtgcagggtgaatgtttaaaataaacatcaatgtAGATATAGAATTGATTCTTTTCAAGATACTTTTTTACTCGTCGAGGAAGGATCCCGCGTATTCAATTACACTAACCATATAAACTGTACTGcgagtaaaataattaaaaaataaagttttcccCACATTAATAATTACAGCACTTCAGTTAGGAACCACAAAACCTCTACCAGTTACACCCCGGTTCTTTATTTTTAGACACCGCGCTTCCTGAGGAAGGGAGTGAAGTTGTGTTGCGATCTTCCGGTgctgttggttttcttttttgggAGTCCTTTGCTAGAGATTTGGGTTTCTTTAGATATTGCAGGATAACTGCAGAAGCTATGGGACCAACTGAAAAGAAGCCGGCCAGACCAGCAGGGATCGCCGGGTGGATCGGAGCCGCGTACCGCTTTGCTACCGACAGGAACGACTTCAGAAGGTAGAGCTGAGCTTTCATAGAAGAAAGAGGAAATATTTAGATTAGTCTTAAAATAAAGCTGATGTCTAGTGTCAGTACACGTGGTGTGTAATTCGAGGGGTGTGTGTGGCTTTGTAATATAAATTGCCAGCAGCAAACCCAGCCCGTCATACTGCCCATTCAGAACAGCAGGGGATATGCCTGCTTTAGCTGAATGTATGGTTCTATGAAGTGCAGGAGTCGGGTTATATATTAACAGCAACCTCAATCACGAAATACAAGCTCATGATCACAACTGTATGGTGGTCACGTTACGGCTATCACGTTTACATAGTGATAGTTTAAAACGAGCCACTGTGTCCATGCTCGCATTAATAATGTGTTGTCGTTGGCTGTATGTGACGATGCCCTCCAGAGCGAGTCACGGATCAGCTCTGCGTCTGCACTCGCTACTTCAGATTGAGGGTTCGTTTCACAGACCCTGTTTAGCAGTAATCGTGGACCACATTTTACATTGGGTAGTGTTGGTATTCCAAGATTAGTGCAAACCGggctctgtgaaaccagatgGATGTTAAACGCCCCGGCTGTTCTTTCCTTCCTTCTAGAAACGTGTTGATTAATTTGGGCCTGTTTGCTGCTGGCGTTTGGGTTGCCAAGAATTTGTCCGACTTCGATCTGACGGC
Encoded here:
- the LOC121304695 gene encoding uncharacterized protein LOC121304695 isoform X4, yielding MRTVSYCLRPKIGCQRPQAGEWTSSPYKLAVSIIYLEDRKGPGLQINFSLAPDANLLHVNRTVIEISMADRRHCATLQYTGSFTAQVNHRGEPWSFSYIACMTVKPGQSLSVSLYNMPYGYQPLTRSLQLPDCENPLMKEYAGELCPAILIHSRLSRGVLNVTYSSSLADPSYLVSLCVWNAHFCSSEDASTLAAPVKVAGQENSVIFHNITALPCLCIWVISKMPGLHHEGQDCPFRARFHLDVKVQPGPHSLLLQLSGFPRPCSLLLQTLLLHTDRGSGLLLNLTQPQDILVSGPHSQEFPLPPSLQYSWPVCIKVWAENIYKVPARIHCTSPVVAGRTGSRWLGVLPLFLVLVTVAACLLLHWKYKRKSSLFWELQRENMQLQQRVHSVRVLLLCSWDHPFFQAVVESLALFLHEECHCHVALDMWDRRGIAKLGPKAWLSEQLAVADRVVLVWSRGASLKWEAWSSGLEGEPGLVEPEFGDLFTPGLLHSVDSYLRSGEGRVCAVCFDSDSSRSGIPCCFRDEHVHSLMSGTRKFVKKLSHIKVDFRRTESGQKLQSKLKEFREYQRHSPTWFEDWHHGLQGAGLPKTTEDPSKVRRDAALLHGSESEATALEDASCSSSTGQAEEEEIAEIVKIAEIVETGLPSGQIENPLLQSRLSVSSGHGSLSLPESRLLPPKPEPFQDKELGAQVAC
- the LOC121304695 gene encoding uncharacterized protein LOC121304695 isoform X1, with translation MRAGGTVFGALLLLWGPVSLTQVSVCEGSPEGGFTPELVEVHNRSVLRCINSCSQKNLSCYLVEGCQRPQAGEWTSSPYKLAVSIIYLEDRKGPGLQINFSLAPDANLLHVNRTVIEISMADRRHCATLQYTGSFTAQVNHRGEPWSFSYIACMTVKPGQSLSVSLYNMPYGYQPLTRSLQLPDCENPLMKEYAGELCPAILIHSRLSRGVLNVTYSSSLADPSYLVSLCVWNAHFCSSEDASTLAAPVKVAGQENSVIFHNITALPCLCIWVISKMPGLHHEGQDCPFRARFHLDVKVQPGPHSLLLQLSGFPRPCSLLLQTLLLHTDRGSGLLLNLTQPQDILVSGPHSQEFPLPPSLQYSWPVCIKVWAENIYKVPARIHCTSPVVAGRTGSRWLGVLPLFLVLVTVAACLLLHWKYKRKSSLFWELQRENMQLQQRVHSVRVLLLCSWDHPFFQAVVESLALFLHEECHCHVALDMWDRRGIAKLGPKAWLSEQLAVADRVVLVWSRGASLKWEAWSSGLEGEPGLVEPEFGDLFTPGLLHSVDSYLRSGEGRVCAVCFDSDSSRSGIPCCFRDEHVHSLMSGTRKFVKKLSHIKVDFRRTESGQKLQSKLKEFREYQRHSPTWFEDWHHGLQGAGLPKTTEDPSKVRRDAALLHGSESEATALEDASCSSSTGQAEEEEIAEIVKIAEIVETGLPSGQIENPLLQSRLSVSSGHGSLSLPESRLLPPKPEPFQDKELGAQVAC
- the LOC121304695 gene encoding uncharacterized protein LOC121304695 isoform X3 — encoded protein: MRAGGTVFGALLLLWGPVSLTQVSVCEGSPEGGFTPELVEVHNRSVLRCINSCSQKNLSCYLVEGCQRPQAGEWTSSPYKLAVSIIYLEDRKGPGLQINFSLAPDANLLHVNRTVIEISMADRRHCATLQYTGSFTAQVNHRGEPWSFSYIACMTVKPGQSLSVSLYNMPYGYQPLTRSLQLPDCENPLMKEYAGELCPAILIHSRLSRGVLNVTYSSSLADPSYLVSLCVWNAHFCSSEDASTLAAPVKVAGQENSVIFHNITALPCLCIWVISKMPGLHHEGQDCPFRARFHLDVKVQPGPHSLLLQLSGFPRPCSLLLQTLLLHTDRGSGLLLNLTQPQDILYSWPVCIKVWAENIYKVPARIHCTSPVVAGRTGSRWLGVLPLFLVLVTVAACLLLHWKYKRKSSLFWELQRENMQLQQRVHSVRVLLLCSWDHPFFQAVVESLALFLHEECHCHVALDMWDRRGIAKLGPKAWLSEQLAVADRVVLVWSRGASLKWEAWSSGLEGEPGLVEPEFGDLFTPGLLHSVDSYLRSGEGRVCAVCFDSDSSRSGIPCCFRDEHVHSLMSGTRKFVKKLSHIKVDFRRTESGQKLQSKLKEFREYQRHSPTWFEDWHHGLQGAGLPKTTEDPSKVRRDAALLHGSESEATALEDASCSSSTGQAEEEEIAEIVKIAEIVETGLPSGQIENPLLQSRLSVSSGHGSLSLPESRLLPPKPEPFQDKELGAQVAC
- the LOC121304695 gene encoding uncharacterized protein LOC121304695 isoform X2; amino-acid sequence: MRAGGTVFGALLLLWGPVSLTQVSVCEGSPEGGFTPELVEVHNRSVLRCINSCSQKNLSCYLVEGCQRPQAGEWTSSPYKLAVSIIYLEDRKGPGLQINFSLAPDANLLHVNRTVIEISMADRRHCATLQYTGSFTAQWSFSYIACMTVKPGQSLSVSLYNMPYGYQPLTRSLQLPDCENPLMKEYAGELCPAILIHSRLSRGVLNVTYSSSLADPSYLVSLCVWNAHFCSSEDASTLAAPVKVAGQENSVIFHNITALPCLCIWVISKMPGLHHEGQDCPFRARFHLDVKVQPGPHSLLLQLSGFPRPCSLLLQTLLLHTDRGSGLLLNLTQPQDILVSGPHSQEFPLPPSLQYSWPVCIKVWAENIYKVPARIHCTSPVVAGRTGSRWLGVLPLFLVLVTVAACLLLHWKYKRKSSLFWELQRENMQLQQRVHSVRVLLLCSWDHPFFQAVVESLALFLHEECHCHVALDMWDRRGIAKLGPKAWLSEQLAVADRVVLVWSRGASLKWEAWSSGLEGEPGLVEPEFGDLFTPGLLHSVDSYLRSGEGRVCAVCFDSDSSRSGIPCCFRDEHVHSLMSGTRKFVKKLSHIKVDFRRTESGQKLQSKLKEFREYQRHSPTWFEDWHHGLQGAGLPKTTEDPSKVRRDAALLHGSESEATALEDASCSSSTGQAEEEEIAEIVKIAEIVETGLPSGQIENPLLQSRLSVSSGHGSLSLPESRLLPPKPEPFQDKELGAQVAC